One genomic window of Osmia bicornis bicornis chromosome 5, iOsmBic2.1, whole genome shotgun sequence includes the following:
- the LOC114872368 gene encoding uncharacterized protein LOC114872368 isoform X1 encodes MNNSPQNTEVAGQQQRTGVENSDEEEWSGVVECVMLLHRLVYRKNDFYLLKQPSSSSFLLPISSCFSWSRKFCGLHNAVLERSKSERVTRADEDRRRRTIIVEKKNGTYGFTLQSYGIHYKREQEIEMVTYVDYVEYDGPAFKAGMREGDVILSINGHEMDRADHKTLVNFIKNCDTRMRMVVSFEDCVRKVELHMRYIELQRALQSRLSELERLCERERSILMGRWKTHSLPARKRTPNSVITSNPNQPSPSSSFNSSTIQCCRPATSTEHLLLYNVFADGRPCLVPRNAACLVAIGPPRSRSDHHHFLSKMSSESGVTTSSRHSYHQANGMNSTPAKSKLHKSCQQQQQQSNTSGDPNPLHPPPQNSLCVACISSANRRREHSDSGSLDAYDLASPCCDPNCVPSRRRREKQRRARNEQNHHQQQQQQQQQSQVQHHHVQREQSQQQQQQQQQQQQQQHGTHNCSRTSGHSLHSITSSDVSTAADSVASCSTSLSTDTLYWDPSVHQRPPPCLQYAKPKSWDNLTTKAFGGYGFGYGYLDTATIKTHSAERPGKGAHGRAKTPTGTVQRRTSSSTTYSGSSSRHFQPTKSTESLLIPPPYQSELDASLSCECLDGPAPRCIPIIQMEKHNRQDEGSYIINTHTQVRHRRSSHSDGKLRALNNSEVTRL; translated from the exons ATGAACAACTCGCCGCAGAATACGGAGGTGGCCGGGCAACAACAGCGGACCGGCGTTGAGAACAGCGACGAGGAGGAATGGAGTGGTGTCGTGGAATGtgtaatgttattacatcgaCTCGTGTATCGAaagaatgatttttatttGCTGAAACAGCCTTCCTCGAGCAGTTTCTTGTTGCCCATTTCGAGTTGTTTTTCGTGGTCAAGGAAATTCTGTGGATTGCACAAC GCTGTTCTGGAGAGGTCAAAGTCAGAGCGGGTGACACGAGCGGATGAAGACAGACGTCGTCGTACCATCATCGTCGAGAAGAAGAACGGCACGTACGGTTTCACGTTACAG AGCTATGGGATACATTACAAAAGGGAGCAGGAAATCGAGATGGTCACCTACGTGGACTACGTGGAATACGACGGGCCAGCGTTCAAAGCCGGTATGCGCGAGGGTGACGTGATACTTTCGATAAACGGCCACGAAATGGACAGGGCCGATCATAAGACGTTAGTCAATTTCATAAAGAACTGTGATACTAGGATGCGAATGGTCGTGTCTTTCGAAGACTGCGTAAGAAAG GTGGAATTGCATATGCGTTATATCGAATTACAACGTGCCCTCCAATCACGGCTCAGTGAATTGGAGAGACTTTGCGAAAGGGAACGGTCTATTCTTATGGGTCGATGGAAAACCCATTCACTGCCAGCACGCAAAAGAACGCCTAACAGTGTAATTACCAGCAATCCCAATCAACCATCACCGTCGTCCAGTTTCAATTCTTCCACGATTCAGTGTTGCAGACCGGCTACGTCCACGGAACATCTGTTGCTCTATAACGTG TTTGCCGATGGACGACCGTGCTTGGTTCCTCGCAACGCTGCCTGCTTAGTAGCGATAGGACCTCCTCGTTCTCGAAGCGATCATCATCATTTTTTGTCGAAGATGTCCAGCGAATCAGGGGTGACCACCTCGTCGCGGCACAGTTATCATCAAGCGAACGGGATGAACAGCACGCCAGCCAAGTCGAAATTGCACAAATCTTGtcagcaacagcagcaacagtcGAATACGAGCGGTGATCCGAATCCTCTTCATCCCCCGCCGCAAAACAGCCTATGCGTTGCTTGCATCTCCAGCGCGAATCGTCGTAGAGAACACTCGGATAGCGGTAGCTTAGACGCGTACGATTTAGCCAGTCCGTGCTGTGATCCGAATTGTGTACCCAGTCGTAGACGCAGAGAGAAACAGAGGAGGGCTAGAAACGAACAGAATCACCatcaacagcaacagcaacagcagcaacaatCACAAGTACAGCATCATCATGTGCAACGAGAACAATcgcaacaacagcaacaacagcagcaacagcagcaacaacaacaacacgGTACGCACAATTGCTCGCGCACATCAGGACACAGTTTGCATTCCATTACCAGCAGCGACGTATCAACTGCCGCCGATAGCGTCGCTTCCTGCTCGACCAGCCTAAGTACAGACACGCTTTATTGGGATCCAAGTGTGCATCAACGACCACCACCGTGCCTTCAGTACGCCAAGCCAAAGTCCTGGGACAATCTGACTACAAAGGCGTTCGGAGGCTATGGCTTCGGATACGGTTATTTAGACACGGCTACCATAAAAACCCACAGCGCCGAGAGGCCGGGCAAAGGTGCACACGGTCGTGCGAAAACACCGACCGGTACCGTTCAGAGAAGAACGAGCAGTAGTACCACTTATTCTGGAAGTTCGAGCAGACATTTTCAACCGACTAAGTCTACCGAAAGTTTACTGATACCACCGCCGTATCAAAGCGAATTAGACGCCAGTTTAAGCTGCGAGTGCCTGGACGGACCGGCCCCACGGTGCATACCGATTATTCAAATGGAAAAGCACAATCGACAGGATGAGGGTAGCTATATTATTAATACGCACACTCAAGTTCGACATCGCCGGTCTAGCCATTCCGATGGGAAATTAAGGGCTCTAAATAATTCCGAAGTGACGCGGCTGTAA
- the LOC114872373 gene encoding uncharacterized protein KIAA1143 homolog translates to MSRKKHNVSYIKPNEPKFLRELKEQVGYKEGPTVETKREVLPVASDNEDERDEEKPVVVVLNSEHLTEEEAEAFKKKKEEEETNAPADLSKRIIFRKNKLTETESETIDKPVKKKIKKRKQEKTVLSFNDNDEDYL, encoded by the exons atgtCACGGAAAAAACACAATGTGTCGTATATTAAACCAAACGAACCAAAATTTTTACGTGAATTAAAAGAACAAGTTGGATATAAAGAAGGACCCACAGTCGAGACAAAG AGAGAAGTATTGCCAGTAGCTTCAGATAATGAAGATGAACGTGATGAAGAGAAACCTGTTGTGGTTGTATTAAATTCTGAACATTTAACTGAAGAAGAAGCAGAggcatttaaaaaaaagaaagaagaag AAGAAACTAATGCCCCAGCTGATCTATCTAAACGAATCATAtttaggaaaaataaattaacagaAACAGAATCAGAAACCATAGATAAGCCAgtgaaaaagaagataaagaaaagaaaacaggaAAAGACAGTGTTATCttttaatgataatgatgAAGATTATCTTTAA
- the LOC114872368 gene encoding uncharacterized protein LOC114872368 isoform X3, with translation MNNSPQNTEVAGQQQRTGVENSDEEEWSGVVECAVLERSKSERVTRADEDRRRRTIIVEKKNGTYGFTLQSYGIHYKREQEIEMVTYVDYVEYDGPAFKAGMREGDVILSINGHEMDRADHKTLVNFIKNCDTRMRMVVSFEDCVRKVELHMRYIELQRALQSRLSELERLCERERSILMGRWKTHSLPARKRTPNSVITSNPNQPSPSSSFNSSTIQCCRPATSTEHLLLYNVFADGRPCLVPRNAACLVAIGPPRSRSDHHHFLSKMSSESGVTTSSRHSYHQANGMNSTPAKSKLHKSCQQQQQQSNTSGDPNPLHPPPQNSLCVACISSANRRREHSDSGSLDAYDLASPCCDPNCVPSRRRREKQRRARNEQNHHQQQQQQQQQSQVQHHHVQREQSQQQQQQQQQQQQQQHGTHNCSRTSGHSLHSITSSDVSTAADSVASCSTSLSTDTLYWDPSVHQRPPPCLQYAKPKSWDNLTTKAFGGYGFGYGYLDTATIKTHSAERPGKGAHGRAKTPTGTVQRRTSSSTTYSGSSSRHFQPTKSTESLLIPPPYQSELDASLSCECLDGPAPRCIPIIQMEKHNRQDEGSYIINTHTQVRHRRSSHSDGKLRALNNSEVTRL, from the exons ATGAACAACTCGCCGCAGAATACGGAGGTGGCCGGGCAACAACAGCGGACCGGCGTTGAGAACAGCGACGAGGAGGAATGGAGTGGTGTCGTGGAATGt GCTGTTCTGGAGAGGTCAAAGTCAGAGCGGGTGACACGAGCGGATGAAGACAGACGTCGTCGTACCATCATCGTCGAGAAGAAGAACGGCACGTACGGTTTCACGTTACAG AGCTATGGGATACATTACAAAAGGGAGCAGGAAATCGAGATGGTCACCTACGTGGACTACGTGGAATACGACGGGCCAGCGTTCAAAGCCGGTATGCGCGAGGGTGACGTGATACTTTCGATAAACGGCCACGAAATGGACAGGGCCGATCATAAGACGTTAGTCAATTTCATAAAGAACTGTGATACTAGGATGCGAATGGTCGTGTCTTTCGAAGACTGCGTAAGAAAG GTGGAATTGCATATGCGTTATATCGAATTACAACGTGCCCTCCAATCACGGCTCAGTGAATTGGAGAGACTTTGCGAAAGGGAACGGTCTATTCTTATGGGTCGATGGAAAACCCATTCACTGCCAGCACGCAAAAGAACGCCTAACAGTGTAATTACCAGCAATCCCAATCAACCATCACCGTCGTCCAGTTTCAATTCTTCCACGATTCAGTGTTGCAGACCGGCTACGTCCACGGAACATCTGTTGCTCTATAACGTG TTTGCCGATGGACGACCGTGCTTGGTTCCTCGCAACGCTGCCTGCTTAGTAGCGATAGGACCTCCTCGTTCTCGAAGCGATCATCATCATTTTTTGTCGAAGATGTCCAGCGAATCAGGGGTGACCACCTCGTCGCGGCACAGTTATCATCAAGCGAACGGGATGAACAGCACGCCAGCCAAGTCGAAATTGCACAAATCTTGtcagcaacagcagcaacagtcGAATACGAGCGGTGATCCGAATCCTCTTCATCCCCCGCCGCAAAACAGCCTATGCGTTGCTTGCATCTCCAGCGCGAATCGTCGTAGAGAACACTCGGATAGCGGTAGCTTAGACGCGTACGATTTAGCCAGTCCGTGCTGTGATCCGAATTGTGTACCCAGTCGTAGACGCAGAGAGAAACAGAGGAGGGCTAGAAACGAACAGAATCACCatcaacagcaacagcaacagcagcaacaatCACAAGTACAGCATCATCATGTGCAACGAGAACAATcgcaacaacagcaacaacagcagcaacagcagcaacaacaacaacacgGTACGCACAATTGCTCGCGCACATCAGGACACAGTTTGCATTCCATTACCAGCAGCGACGTATCAACTGCCGCCGATAGCGTCGCTTCCTGCTCGACCAGCCTAAGTACAGACACGCTTTATTGGGATCCAAGTGTGCATCAACGACCACCACCGTGCCTTCAGTACGCCAAGCCAAAGTCCTGGGACAATCTGACTACAAAGGCGTTCGGAGGCTATGGCTTCGGATACGGTTATTTAGACACGGCTACCATAAAAACCCACAGCGCCGAGAGGCCGGGCAAAGGTGCACACGGTCGTGCGAAAACACCGACCGGTACCGTTCAGAGAAGAACGAGCAGTAGTACCACTTATTCTGGAAGTTCGAGCAGACATTTTCAACCGACTAAGTCTACCGAAAGTTTACTGATACCACCGCCGTATCAAAGCGAATTAGACGCCAGTTTAAGCTGCGAGTGCCTGGACGGACCGGCCCCACGGTGCATACCGATTATTCAAATGGAAAAGCACAATCGACAGGATGAGGGTAGCTATATTATTAATACGCACACTCAAGTTCGACATCGCCGGTCTAGCCATTCCGATGGGAAATTAAGGGCTCTAAATAATTCCGAAGTGACGCGGCTGTAA
- the LOC114872368 gene encoding uncharacterized protein LOC114872368 isoform X2, producing MNNSPQNTEVAGQQQRTGVENSDEEEWSGVVECVMLLHRLVYRKNDFYLLKQPSSSSFLLPISSCFSWSRKFCGLHNAVLERSKSERVTRADEDRRRRTIIVEKKNGTYGFTLQSYGIHYKREQEIEMVTYVDYVEYDGPAFKAGMREGDVILSINGHEMDRADHKTLVNFIKNCDTRMRMVVSFEDCVRKVELHMRYIELQRALQSRLSELERLCERERSILMGRWKTHSLPARKRTPNSVITSNPNQPSPSSSFNSSTIQCCRPATSTEHLLLYNFADGRPCLVPRNAACLVAIGPPRSRSDHHHFLSKMSSESGVTTSSRHSYHQANGMNSTPAKSKLHKSCQQQQQQSNTSGDPNPLHPPPQNSLCVACISSANRRREHSDSGSLDAYDLASPCCDPNCVPSRRRREKQRRARNEQNHHQQQQQQQQQSQVQHHHVQREQSQQQQQQQQQQQQQQHGTHNCSRTSGHSLHSITSSDVSTAADSVASCSTSLSTDTLYWDPSVHQRPPPCLQYAKPKSWDNLTTKAFGGYGFGYGYLDTATIKTHSAERPGKGAHGRAKTPTGTVQRRTSSSTTYSGSSSRHFQPTKSTESLLIPPPYQSELDASLSCECLDGPAPRCIPIIQMEKHNRQDEGSYIINTHTQVRHRRSSHSDGKLRALNNSEVTRL from the exons ATGAACAACTCGCCGCAGAATACGGAGGTGGCCGGGCAACAACAGCGGACCGGCGTTGAGAACAGCGACGAGGAGGAATGGAGTGGTGTCGTGGAATGtgtaatgttattacatcgaCTCGTGTATCGAaagaatgatttttatttGCTGAAACAGCCTTCCTCGAGCAGTTTCTTGTTGCCCATTTCGAGTTGTTTTTCGTGGTCAAGGAAATTCTGTGGATTGCACAAC GCTGTTCTGGAGAGGTCAAAGTCAGAGCGGGTGACACGAGCGGATGAAGACAGACGTCGTCGTACCATCATCGTCGAGAAGAAGAACGGCACGTACGGTTTCACGTTACAG AGCTATGGGATACATTACAAAAGGGAGCAGGAAATCGAGATGGTCACCTACGTGGACTACGTGGAATACGACGGGCCAGCGTTCAAAGCCGGTATGCGCGAGGGTGACGTGATACTTTCGATAAACGGCCACGAAATGGACAGGGCCGATCATAAGACGTTAGTCAATTTCATAAAGAACTGTGATACTAGGATGCGAATGGTCGTGTCTTTCGAAGACTGCGTAAGAAAG GTGGAATTGCATATGCGTTATATCGAATTACAACGTGCCCTCCAATCACGGCTCAGTGAATTGGAGAGACTTTGCGAAAGGGAACGGTCTATTCTTATGGGTCGATGGAAAACCCATTCACTGCCAGCACGCAAAAGAACGCCTAACAGTGTAATTACCAGCAATCCCAATCAACCATCACCGTCGTCCAGTTTCAATTCTTCCACGATTCAGTGTTGCAGACCGGCTACGTCCACGGAACATCTGTTGCTCTATAAC TTTGCCGATGGACGACCGTGCTTGGTTCCTCGCAACGCTGCCTGCTTAGTAGCGATAGGACCTCCTCGTTCTCGAAGCGATCATCATCATTTTTTGTCGAAGATGTCCAGCGAATCAGGGGTGACCACCTCGTCGCGGCACAGTTATCATCAAGCGAACGGGATGAACAGCACGCCAGCCAAGTCGAAATTGCACAAATCTTGtcagcaacagcagcaacagtcGAATACGAGCGGTGATCCGAATCCTCTTCATCCCCCGCCGCAAAACAGCCTATGCGTTGCTTGCATCTCCAGCGCGAATCGTCGTAGAGAACACTCGGATAGCGGTAGCTTAGACGCGTACGATTTAGCCAGTCCGTGCTGTGATCCGAATTGTGTACCCAGTCGTAGACGCAGAGAGAAACAGAGGAGGGCTAGAAACGAACAGAATCACCatcaacagcaacagcaacagcagcaacaatCACAAGTACAGCATCATCATGTGCAACGAGAACAATcgcaacaacagcaacaacagcagcaacagcagcaacaacaacaacacgGTACGCACAATTGCTCGCGCACATCAGGACACAGTTTGCATTCCATTACCAGCAGCGACGTATCAACTGCCGCCGATAGCGTCGCTTCCTGCTCGACCAGCCTAAGTACAGACACGCTTTATTGGGATCCAAGTGTGCATCAACGACCACCACCGTGCCTTCAGTACGCCAAGCCAAAGTCCTGGGACAATCTGACTACAAAGGCGTTCGGAGGCTATGGCTTCGGATACGGTTATTTAGACACGGCTACCATAAAAACCCACAGCGCCGAGAGGCCGGGCAAAGGTGCACACGGTCGTGCGAAAACACCGACCGGTACCGTTCAGAGAAGAACGAGCAGTAGTACCACTTATTCTGGAAGTTCGAGCAGACATTTTCAACCGACTAAGTCTACCGAAAGTTTACTGATACCACCGCCGTATCAAAGCGAATTAGACGCCAGTTTAAGCTGCGAGTGCCTGGACGGACCGGCCCCACGGTGCATACCGATTATTCAAATGGAAAAGCACAATCGACAGGATGAGGGTAGCTATATTATTAATACGCACACTCAAGTTCGACATCGCCGGTCTAGCCATTCCGATGGGAAATTAAGGGCTCTAAATAATTCCGAAGTGACGCGGCTGTAA
- the LOC114872368 gene encoding uncharacterized protein LOC114872368 isoform X4, whose protein sequence is MVTYVDYVEYDGPAFKAGMREGDVILSINGHEMDRADHKTLVNFIKNCDTRMRMVVSFEDCVRKVELHMRYIELQRALQSRLSELERLCERERSILMGRWKTHSLPARKRTPNSVITSNPNQPSPSSSFNSSTIQCCRPATSTEHLLLYNVFADGRPCLVPRNAACLVAIGPPRSRSDHHHFLSKMSSESGVTTSSRHSYHQANGMNSTPAKSKLHKSCQQQQQQSNTSGDPNPLHPPPQNSLCVACISSANRRREHSDSGSLDAYDLASPCCDPNCVPSRRRREKQRRARNEQNHHQQQQQQQQQSQVQHHHVQREQSQQQQQQQQQQQQQQHGTHNCSRTSGHSLHSITSSDVSTAADSVASCSTSLSTDTLYWDPSVHQRPPPCLQYAKPKSWDNLTTKAFGGYGFGYGYLDTATIKTHSAERPGKGAHGRAKTPTGTVQRRTSSSTTYSGSSSRHFQPTKSTESLLIPPPYQSELDASLSCECLDGPAPRCIPIIQMEKHNRQDEGSYIINTHTQVRHRRSSHSDGKLRALNNSEVTRL, encoded by the exons ATGGTCACCTACGTGGACTACGTGGAATACGACGGGCCAGCGTTCAAAGCCGGTATGCGCGAGGGTGACGTGATACTTTCGATAAACGGCCACGAAATGGACAGGGCCGATCATAAGACGTTAGTCAATTTCATAAAGAACTGTGATACTAGGATGCGAATGGTCGTGTCTTTCGAAGACTGCGTAAGAAAG GTGGAATTGCATATGCGTTATATCGAATTACAACGTGCCCTCCAATCACGGCTCAGTGAATTGGAGAGACTTTGCGAAAGGGAACGGTCTATTCTTATGGGTCGATGGAAAACCCATTCACTGCCAGCACGCAAAAGAACGCCTAACAGTGTAATTACCAGCAATCCCAATCAACCATCACCGTCGTCCAGTTTCAATTCTTCCACGATTCAGTGTTGCAGACCGGCTACGTCCACGGAACATCTGTTGCTCTATAACGTG TTTGCCGATGGACGACCGTGCTTGGTTCCTCGCAACGCTGCCTGCTTAGTAGCGATAGGACCTCCTCGTTCTCGAAGCGATCATCATCATTTTTTGTCGAAGATGTCCAGCGAATCAGGGGTGACCACCTCGTCGCGGCACAGTTATCATCAAGCGAACGGGATGAACAGCACGCCAGCCAAGTCGAAATTGCACAAATCTTGtcagcaacagcagcaacagtcGAATACGAGCGGTGATCCGAATCCTCTTCATCCCCCGCCGCAAAACAGCCTATGCGTTGCTTGCATCTCCAGCGCGAATCGTCGTAGAGAACACTCGGATAGCGGTAGCTTAGACGCGTACGATTTAGCCAGTCCGTGCTGTGATCCGAATTGTGTACCCAGTCGTAGACGCAGAGAGAAACAGAGGAGGGCTAGAAACGAACAGAATCACCatcaacagcaacagcaacagcagcaacaatCACAAGTACAGCATCATCATGTGCAACGAGAACAATcgcaacaacagcaacaacagcagcaacagcagcaacaacaacaacacgGTACGCACAATTGCTCGCGCACATCAGGACACAGTTTGCATTCCATTACCAGCAGCGACGTATCAACTGCCGCCGATAGCGTCGCTTCCTGCTCGACCAGCCTAAGTACAGACACGCTTTATTGGGATCCAAGTGTGCATCAACGACCACCACCGTGCCTTCAGTACGCCAAGCCAAAGTCCTGGGACAATCTGACTACAAAGGCGTTCGGAGGCTATGGCTTCGGATACGGTTATTTAGACACGGCTACCATAAAAACCCACAGCGCCGAGAGGCCGGGCAAAGGTGCACACGGTCGTGCGAAAACACCGACCGGTACCGTTCAGAGAAGAACGAGCAGTAGTACCACTTATTCTGGAAGTTCGAGCAGACATTTTCAACCGACTAAGTCTACCGAAAGTTTACTGATACCACCGCCGTATCAAAGCGAATTAGACGCCAGTTTAAGCTGCGAGTGCCTGGACGGACCGGCCCCACGGTGCATACCGATTATTCAAATGGAAAAGCACAATCGACAGGATGAGGGTAGCTATATTATTAATACGCACACTCAAGTTCGACATCGCCGGTCTAGCCATTCCGATGGGAAATTAAGGGCTCTAAATAATTCCGAAGTGACGCGGCTGTAA